A single Providencia manganoxydans DNA region contains:
- a CDS encoding YebB family permuted papain-like enzyme encodes MIDSSDLGKLEIGDIIFTCIGTTLFRQIASASLCWSNHVGLIIGHNGQDYLVAESRVPFSTTTTLTRFIQRSADHRYGIRRLSTHLSDQQKAALIAQVPSRLNKFYHTGFDYNSSRQFCSKFVFDIYQSALSIKIGEIETFEELLSKNPNAKLNFWKLWFIGQIPWERATVTPASLWSHPQLELIYRSHDDIH; translated from the coding sequence ATGATAGATAGTAGCGATCTGGGCAAGCTCGAAATTGGCGATATTATCTTTACCTGTATTGGAACGACCTTGTTTCGCCAAATCGCCTCAGCCTCTTTATGTTGGAGTAATCATGTTGGCTTGATTATTGGCCATAATGGGCAAGACTATTTAGTTGCAGAAAGTCGAGTTCCCTTCTCAACCACGACGACTTTAACCCGTTTTATTCAACGCTCAGCTGATCACCGTTATGGTATCCGTAGGTTATCAACACACCTTAGTGACCAGCAAAAAGCGGCTTTAATCGCACAAGTCCCTTCAAGATTAAATAAATTTTACCATACAGGGTTTGACTATAATTCATCTCGGCAATTTTGCTCAAAATTTGTATTTGATATTTATCAATCCGCCCTTTCTATTAAAATTGGTGAAATTGAAACCTTCGAAGAATTGTTAAGTAAAAATCCCAATGCCAAACTTAATTTTTGGAAATTGTGGTTTATTGGACAAATCCCATGGGAACGAGCAACAGTAACACCCGCAAGTTTGTGGAGCCACCCTCAATTAGAATTAATCTATCGTAGTCATGATGACATTCACTAA
- the alr gene encoding alanine racemase → MSFKLRYLALLPLLVVTACQQSSHINTKTNTIPNVQVQPEVVNNAWIEISRSALEFNIQKVQNLLGDKSALCAVLKGDAYGHDLTLVTPIMIANNVQCIGVTNNQELQTVRELGFKGRLMRVRNATEQEMAQATQYDVEELIGNLEMAERLNAIAKKQGKTIAIHLALNSGGMSRNGLEVGNAAGLNEAKQISLLPQLKIVGIMSHYPEEDAAQIKADLARFNKQAKQVLEVTGLDRKDVTLHVANTFATITVPESWLDMVRVGGIFYGDTVATDEYKRVMTFKSNIAALNHYPKGNTVGYDRTYTLKRDSVLANIPVGYADGYRRVFSNAGFALIDGQRVPVLGKTSMNTVMVDVTDLKQVKPGDEVVFFGQQGNAEITAEQVEDISGALFTEMSILWGATNPRILVD, encoded by the coding sequence ATGTCTTTTAAGCTGCGATATCTTGCGTTATTGCCTCTACTTGTCGTGACGGCTTGTCAGCAATCTAGCCATATCAACACCAAAACGAATACAATACCGAATGTTCAGGTACAGCCTGAGGTTGTTAACAACGCTTGGATAGAAATTTCTCGTAGTGCTCTCGAATTTAATATTCAGAAAGTTCAAAACTTGCTAGGGGATAAATCGGCTCTTTGTGCTGTCCTTAAAGGGGATGCATATGGCCACGATTTAACTTTAGTGACACCTATCATGATAGCAAACAATGTCCAATGTATTGGTGTGACAAATAATCAAGAATTACAGACTGTCAGAGAGTTAGGTTTTAAAGGGCGCTTGATGCGTGTGCGTAACGCCACTGAGCAAGAAATGGCGCAAGCAACCCAGTATGATGTTGAAGAGCTAATTGGTAATCTTGAGATGGCGGAACGGCTTAATGCAATCGCTAAGAAACAAGGTAAAACCATAGCGATACATTTAGCTTTAAACTCAGGCGGAATGTCACGTAATGGACTAGAAGTCGGTAATGCCGCTGGTTTAAATGAAGCAAAGCAAATTTCGCTATTACCACAATTGAAAATTGTTGGGATCATGTCTCATTATCCAGAAGAAGATGCTGCGCAAATCAAAGCGGATTTAGCTCGCTTTAACAAACAAGCAAAACAGGTATTAGAGGTTACCGGTTTAGACCGCAAAGATGTCACACTACATGTTGCGAATACCTTTGCAACAATTACGGTTCCTGAATCTTGGTTAGATATGGTTCGTGTAGGTGGTATTTTCTACGGAGATACGGTTGCAACGGATGAATATAAGCGTGTCATGACATTTAAATCAAATATTGCGGCTCTTAATCATTACCCTAAAGGTAATACAGTTGGCTATGATCGCACCTATACATTAAAACGTGATTCCGTGTTAGCAAATATTCCTGTGGGCTATGCTGATGGTTATCGTCGTGTATTTAGTAATGCTGGATTTGCTTTAATTGATGGGCAGCGGGTACCTGTATTAGGGAAGACCTCGATGAATACAGTGATGGTCGATGTTACCGATCTAAAACAAGTAAAACCTGGGGATGAAGTAGTCTTTTTTGGTCAACAAGGTAATGCTGAAATTACGGCAGAACAGGTAGAAGATATTAGTGGTGCATTATTTACTGAAATGTCTATCCTTTGGGGGGCAACTAACCCTCGTATATTAGTCGACTGA
- the ahpF gene encoding alkyl hydroperoxide reductase subunit F encodes MLDNNMQAQLKAYLEKLTKPVELVANLDSSNKSNEIKQLLNQIATLSDKITVRETHDSNERTPSFLITNPGVDSGLRFAGSPLGHEFTSLVLALLQIGGHPSKEAQELLDQVKALEGEFHFETYYSLSCHNCPDVVQALNLMAVLNPNVTHTAIDGALFQKEIDERNVMGVPAVFLNGKEFGQGRMTLSEIVNKVDSNADARAAKALTEREPFEVLIIGSGPAGASAAIYTARKGIRTGVIGERFGGQVMDTVDIENYISVIKTEGAIFAGALKNHVDDYSVDVIDGQSVTKLIPAEKAGGLHQIETASGGVMKSRSIIIATGARWRNMGVPGEQEYRTKGVTFCPHCDGPLFKGKRVAVIGGGNSGIEAAIDLAGIVEHVTVLEFAPELKADSVLQDKARSLKNVDIIVNAQTLEVKGDGTKMTSLEYKDRTDESVHSLDVAGAFVQIGLLPNTNWLGDTVARNRMGEIEVDARGETSVKGIFAAGDCTTVPYKQIIISAGEGAKAALSAFDYLIRTSTRTAE; translated from the coding sequence ATGCTCGATAACAATATGCAAGCGCAATTAAAAGCTTACTTAGAAAAATTAACCAAGCCAGTTGAATTAGTGGCGAATTTAGATAGTAGTAATAAATCAAATGAAATCAAACAACTGCTAAATCAAATCGCTACTTTATCAGATAAAATTACTGTTCGCGAAACGCATGATAGCAATGAAAGAACACCATCATTTTTAATCACAAACCCAGGTGTTGATAGTGGACTGCGTTTTGCTGGCTCACCATTGGGTCATGAATTTACCTCTCTTGTGTTGGCATTATTGCAAATTGGTGGTCACCCATCCAAAGAGGCACAAGAACTGTTAGATCAAGTGAAAGCTCTTGAAGGAGAGTTCCACTTTGAGACTTATTATTCACTGTCTTGTCATAATTGCCCTGATGTTGTTCAGGCACTGAACTTAATGGCAGTGTTAAACCCAAATGTTACGCATACAGCCATTGATGGCGCATTATTCCAAAAAGAAATAGATGAACGTAATGTTATGGGCGTACCAGCTGTTTTCCTTAACGGAAAAGAGTTCGGCCAAGGTCGTATGACGCTAAGTGAAATCGTTAATAAAGTGGATAGCAACGCAGATGCTCGTGCAGCAAAAGCATTAACAGAGCGTGAACCGTTTGAAGTATTAATCATCGGAAGTGGTCCTGCGGGTGCATCGGCGGCTATCTATACTGCACGTAAAGGTATTCGCACTGGTGTTATTGGTGAACGCTTTGGTGGGCAAGTCATGGATACTGTTGATATCGAAAACTATATTTCAGTGATCAAAACTGAAGGGGCGATATTTGCAGGAGCATTAAAAAATCACGTTGATGACTATAGTGTTGATGTGATTGATGGGCAATCAGTGACTAAACTGATCCCAGCAGAAAAAGCGGGTGGCTTACATCAAATTGAAACCGCATCAGGCGGCGTGATGAAATCACGTAGCATTATCATCGCAACTGGCGCTCGCTGGCGTAATATGGGGGTACCGGGTGAACAAGAGTATCGCACTAAAGGTGTAACATTCTGCCCACACTGTGATGGCCCATTATTTAAAGGCAAACGCGTTGCGGTGATTGGTGGCGGTAACTCAGGAATTGAAGCTGCGATTGACCTAGCGGGTATTGTTGAGCACGTAACCGTTCTTGAATTTGCACCTGAATTAAAAGCTGATTCTGTATTACAAGACAAAGCTCGTAGTCTGAAAAATGTTGATATTATCGTCAATGCCCAAACTTTAGAAGTGAAGGGTGATGGTACCAAAATGACCAGTCTTGAATACAAAGATCGTACGGATGAAAGTGTTCATTCACTGGATGTTGCAGGTGCATTTGTTCAAATTGGCCTGCTGCCAAACACGAATTGGTTAGGTGATACTGTTGCCCGTAACCGTATGGGTGAGATTGAAGTCGACGCTCGCGGAGAAACCAGTGTGAAAGGTATTTTTGCCGCGGGTGACTGTACTACTGTCCCATATAAACAAATTATTATTTCAGCAGGTGAAGGAGCCAAAGCCGCACTTAGCGCCTTTGATTACCTCATCCGCACAAGTACCAGAACCGCTGAATAG
- the ahpC gene encoding alkyl hydroperoxide reductase subunit C — translation MSLINTQIKPFKNQAFKDGKFIEVTEKDVAGKWSVFFFYPADFTFVCPTELGDVADHYAEFQKMGVEIYSVSTDTHFTHKAWHESSETIGKIKYTMIGDPTGALTRNFENMREAEGLADRGTFVVDPQGIIQAIEITAEGIGRDAADLLRKVKAAQYVASHPGEVCPAKWKEGEATLSPSLDLVGKI, via the coding sequence ATGTCTTTAATTAATACTCAAATCAAACCATTTAAAAACCAAGCGTTTAAAGACGGCAAATTTATCGAAGTTACCGAAAAAGACGTAGCAGGAAAATGGAGCGTATTTTTCTTCTATCCAGCTGACTTTACTTTTGTTTGTCCAACCGAACTTGGTGACGTAGCAGACCACTACGCAGAATTCCAAAAAATGGGTGTTGAGATTTATTCTGTTTCAACTGATACCCACTTTACCCATAAAGCATGGCATGAGAGCTCAGAAACCATCGGTAAAATCAAATACACCATGATTGGTGACCCAACTGGTGCTCTGACTCGTAACTTTGAAAATATGCGTGAAGCAGAAGGTTTGGCTGACCGTGGTACTTTCGTTGTTGACCCACAAGGTATTATCCAAGCAATTGAAATCACTGCTGAAGGTATTGGCCGTGATGCAGCTGACCTGTTACGTAAGGTGAAAGCAGCGCAATACGTTGCTAGCCACCCAGGTGAAGTTTGCCCAGCTAAATGGAAAGAAGGTGAAGCAACACTGTCTCCATCTTTAGATTTAGTCGGTAAGATCTAA
- a CDS encoding ABC transporter permease, producing the protein MRKLQNIFHLGVKELRSLGRDKAMMALIVFAFTVSIYSSATVTPGSLHNAPIAVADQDKSQLSNRIINSFYAPYFKAPADIIPEQIDGLLDRGTYTFALDIPPNFQRDVLAGRHPEIQVNIDATRMSQAFLGNSYIQNITLGEVNEFLAKYRSNTSLPVDLEVRMRFNPNLTQSWFGSVMAIINNITMLSIVLTGAALIREREHGTVEHLMVMPLTPFEIMLSKIWSMGLVVLIASAVSLLLVVKTLLQVPIEGSILLFMCGVALSLFATTSIGIFMGTIARSMPQFGLLMILVLLPLNMLSGGMTARESMPQLVQDIMLTMPTTHFVSLAQAILYRGAGFQIVWPQFVVLLIIGMVFFSFALMRFRKTIATMA; encoded by the coding sequence ATACGTAAGTTACAGAACATATTTCATTTGGGGGTTAAAGAGCTGCGCAGCTTGGGGCGTGATAAAGCGATGATGGCATTGATTGTATTTGCTTTTACTGTATCAATCTATTCATCGGCCACGGTGACGCCGGGTTCACTGCACAATGCCCCAATTGCTGTGGCCGATCAAGATAAATCACAGTTATCTAATCGTATTATTAATAGCTTTTATGCTCCTTATTTTAAGGCGCCTGCTGATATCATTCCTGAACAAATTGATGGTTTGCTTGATAGGGGAACTTACACCTTTGCATTAGATATTCCACCTAATTTTCAAAGAGATGTGCTCGCTGGGCGTCATCCTGAAATTCAGGTCAATATTGATGCAACACGTATGAGCCAAGCTTTTTTGGGCAATAGCTATATTCAAAATATTACCCTTGGTGAAGTAAATGAATTTCTTGCCAAATATCGTAGTAATACAAGTTTGCCGGTAGATCTTGAAGTTCGTATGCGCTTTAACCCAAATTTAACACAATCATGGTTTGGCTCAGTGATGGCGATTATTAACAACATCACGATGCTATCGATTGTATTAACTGGTGCTGCGCTAATCAGAGAACGGGAACATGGTACGGTTGAACACTTGATGGTGATGCCATTAACACCTTTCGAGATCATGCTTTCTAAGATTTGGTCTATGGGGTTAGTGGTATTGATTGCATCAGCGGTTTCATTGTTGTTAGTGGTCAAAACATTACTACAAGTCCCTATTGAAGGTTCAATATTGCTATTTATGTGCGGAGTGGCTTTAAGTTTATTTGCAACCACGTCAATCGGTATTTTTATGGGAACGATCGCGCGTTCAATGCCACAATTTGGTTTATTGATGATCTTAGTCCTGCTGCCTTTAAACATGCTATCGGGTGGGATGACCGCGAGGGAAAGTATGCCTCAATTGGTTCAAGATATTATGTTAACCATGCCAACAACCCATTTTGTTAGTCTTGCACAAGCTATTTTGTACCGAGGTGCTGGTTTCCAAATAGTATGGCCGCAATTTGTTGTGTTATTAATCATCGGTATGGTGTTCTTTTCATTTGCATTAATGCGCTTCCGTAAAACCATTGCCACCATGGCATAA